Part of the Spinacia oleracea cultivar Varoflay chromosome 5, BTI_SOV_V1, whole genome shotgun sequence genome, CTTGACGACTCTTCTTCAAAGTCACTTCCAAGTCAAAGTTGTTCAATATCACAGCATTGGTCTCTACAATGTTCAAACTCTCATAACCGTCATTCTGATTATCCACATGACACAGCTCACCTAGAAGCAATTCCAAAATTACAGTATAATGAGCCACCAAGATCAGAGACTTGGATATGTTAACCATAGCCGAACATCAAAGTTTGTAGATCCTACAGGAGTTCACTCGAAATCCTTGTTGAATCTAGTGAAAACAATCCTCTTGTTTGAGTGGACCCAACActtaaaaagaacatatgtaGATTATGTACTGCAATGCCACTATGGTCAAGGGCACTCCTTTTCTAGATAAGGTACGCAAAAGTGACAACAATGGTATGTCAGCTTTATTTATTCTCAAAAAACTTCCCTAATATCATAACAGGGTTGAGAAGTAATCGCTGCTTCAAAGCATTCATCAAATAAATAAAACCCATTCACCATTATCATAAATATCCCAAAACACAGGAATCTTAGCATAGTAAAAGACGTAATTACGTTCTAGCTGCCAATGGTTTTATAAGTACAAAATACTCCATATTATTTTGCGCTAAAGATCTAGTTACAAATCCTTACATTTTGTTGAACACCAAAATCAATAAGCTTCTTGTTGCCCTTAGTTCACAATGCCCAACAGTTTTAAAATTGCTCAAGTACAAGCTAAAAATTTCTCTTTCCTCGCCACTCAGCAAGTCTGCAGAAACAGAACTATCAAGGTATATGTGGGTTTAAAACTTGTTTCGAATCCACAGATGATTTTTATAACCATACCAATGATAGTTCTGTTTGCCACATTTCTTGGTTGACCATATTCCCAGGATCACCAGCCACTACTCACTAGACAGACACTGCAGCGCCAAGGGATATAAAATATGCCATGATTATATGTTCTATCGGAGCAGCAGAATTGCCACATTCTGGAATGTCAGCACACTGGAAATAGTAACCAGGGAAGTCTGTTTACCTCCCCAAAAGACACATGACTATCTAAAACAACTTAAGTTATAAAAAGACATACACCGTATATGTTGTTGTACCAACCGAAGCTTTATTGAAGTCTTTAAAAAGTAGCACAAAAGAAACAACAAATTGAGAAAAGGGAGAACACCAGACATAACAAACATAATTTCGTTTTTAAAAATAAGAAATACATACTTAAAGCATAAGCCAAGAGAATGTTCTCCTTCTTCAAAAAGGCGTTTGAAGGAGTCTTTGAACACTGAGTGACCAAAACTCTCCGATAACACAACAAGACCACCAGTACTTTCAACAGCAACCTTCATCTCTGCCACTCCAACCTTCAAAGTAATATGATTCAGTTACTGAACAAATTGGAAATCTTAACTGTGCAAATAGAAAATTGCATAGCCTTATGTAGCAACGTAGCATTTACCAATTCTACGAGGTGCTTTTTAACTAAATTGGAATAATGGGAGTGAGCAAATCAGTGTTGTGATGGTGAACAGATTATTTCAGAAGCTGTAGACAATTTTCATTCAACTTCTTTTTTTATAAGAATCTCCATTACATTCATGACACACAACTGAAGGAAAATTTTACAATAAGATGCTACTTGTAAGCTAAAAGATTAACTTGAAAAGTAAGAAATTTACCATAGTTCCAAAACAACCTATACATTATTAGGAAACAAAATAGCAATTGAAATAAACTGTCACAATGCCCTAAAGCAGACCATCCAGGAAAAAGCAAACATAACACACTGTATAGAATAGCAACCCAATACACACAATATGCTAGATCAACATGAATAATTTGAACAAGTCACGCGTTACCAATACATTCAATCAATAGCGGAAAAAAATTGAAGGGAAATTACAAGTTTTAAGTGTTTGACAACAAATAATGACAGACCTGATCAAGTGCAGACGCGAAGAGGTCCAAGACATGACCCTGGCTAACAAGCTGTTTTCCTAAAGTATCATAAAATTTCACtgctttttggaaaaagggtgCAGCATCTTTATCAAGATCCTTGTGGGAACGAACAGGTTCTGACAAATCTTTCGATACAATCTGCATAAGAAACAAAGAGATTTTAGATGGAACATATCACAAGACAATCCATTATGCACAATGCATGGTAAAtaaaaggataaataaaaaacTTGCTTAGGCATGAGCCTATAAACACCATAAGTTGCCTAAACGACACAAAATTTACTTCATGATACAACAGGAAGAGTGCAGGCTGAAGAAACCTTCACTTTCTTAAGAAGCATTAGCTGTGGACAAAAACAAGAGGAGAGACGGAACTTGATTAGGGAGGTCATTCAGTTAGTGGCTGCCTGGTGCTCCCTCCAACCCATGTATAGATAGATCATCAATAGTTCACAACATACCATAGTTTCCATTCTATCCAGCACATAGGCTGGCCCATTCAAAAACTTTGGAAAAAAGGAGAGGATATTTTTAATGAGAAACCCACCAAGTATCTAAATCATGACTTGGCTCCAATTTCAACATTAAGCCCAGATCTTCAAAAATATGGAAAATGAATATAACCCTCCACGGCTCCACCACTGTAGTTGTTTTAAACTTTCTCTCACCTTGTCTCTTGGAATTGATACAGTGGCATGTGGTAAATTACGTTTCCTTTTCAGTTAGTCTTCATTCTATGCGTATGACACAATATAGCTAACACTATAACAGGCAAGTAAATCATTATAGAAGCTATAGAAGCACACCTGTTCATGTTACTAATTGCGACAAAAGATTGGAATTGTCTTAAAGAAAGTGCATGATACTTAATAAGTTGCAAAACAAACATACCGTTCCTGGCCCTTCTGTGCAAGGACCACCCACCAAAGCAATAATCCGAGCACCAGTTCCTGGCAAACAAGCTCCAAGCAACCCTGCAGCCACATTCAATGCCACACCCGTGCACCGCAATGCTCTACTACCAGGTGGAACAGGCCACTGGTCGCTCTGTAGCTCATCGAGTAACTAAAATTCACAAACGCACAACATTCAGTATTAAATCAATCCCATATTAGACAATTCACCAAAGTTTCAAAAAAATAAGTGGTTGTTTGCTTGAAtcagagaaagaaaaaagggtgAAATTGCTCTGCCTGGAAAAGTGAAAACTTGAAAGTTATTTACTTGACAAGAGCCTACATAGCTTTGACTCTTCTTTTCACCTCAAGTACCCATGTGAGTTACTTGATACTCCAACTTCGCTATCTTAGACACATAATTTGAGACCAAGAGCATAAAAAATTTCACTAAAAGGCTAAAGCTTGAACTTTGATACAACCTAATAAAAAATGCAACTCTCTACCAAAAGGGAGAAGTTGCTAGACTGGTCAATGGTCGCGGCGTAAAATAATGCAATCAACCAGAAAGTTATGATCACTTCCTAGAATATGTTTAGAATTTGGTCACTTCCTAGACGATGAGCAAAACACTCTCAACAAGGAAAAATCTACAGTCAATTCAAATTAGACCTGAAAAACCTATAATTGCAAACCATATACATAACATTTACAAAATTCACAGCCAAAACAACTCATCGTGCTACATTAGAGAAATTGACCACAACCAGACACTATATCATCAAAATTGAACAAACTTCATCATCTATTTTGATCAAATAATATCACAATTTCAAGATCTTACTCCACTTGCATTGTCAAAATAAACCACAACTCATCATCAATTCGCACATAAAACTCACCGCATTAAGAGAATACTCGCAATCAGAAGCCGGCAACAAGAAACGATTTACCCCGGACCCAGGCAACCCATTCTGCATAACCTGCTGCCCACCTCTAGGGTACCCACCAGGGCCAGCACCGGCCGGGCCAGGCCCACCTGCTCTACGCGAGGATGGACCCAATCCAAGCTGATCCAACACCTGATCCTTAGTAATCTCCTTCGAACCCCTAAAGATGTAAACTTTATTCATATCAGAGAACCCCAATTCATGAACATGCACCTGAGTACCAAACGATATAAAGCCAACAAGCGCATTATCGGGTACAGAAACAATCGCCCTTCGCAACGCCGATTTCACAAATCCCATCTCCTCCTCAATCATACAAGTATCAAGAACAAAGAGGTAAACTGGAGGAACAGATGGAACACCTGATTGCGGCCCATGTGGGTCCCCTGGGTTCGGGGAGGTAGAATAAGCGATAGTAGTGTACTGCGGGTAGAGCTCGGCAGGGACATTCTGTTCCGAGACGCCGGCGTAGTGTGGTGGGAAGTGATTTCGCTGAAAACAGAAGGGGCAGATCCAGATCTTTGCGGAGTAATCGACGCGGCAAAAGGGGTTGAGTGCGGCTATGCAGGTCTTGCATCGGAGTGGGGCGTAAGGGAGGGTGGGGATATCTTGGTGTGCGCGGATCGGAGATATTGATGCTGCGATTGGGATCACACACTTCGAAGCTTCCACCTTTGTTCGCGGCCAGGCGTTCCATGACATTCTAACACCGTCAATTCCTTCTGGATCTGCGGCGGCAAGTTGTGCTCCGCCCATCATGTCGGGTGTCGCCATTGATGATATTGATAATTCTGATTGAAGGTATGAATTTTTTCTGGATTTTTGTGTAAAAtaatttctgggttttttttggttttttaatttttttttaattttgggtAACCCCGGAAGAATTGGAGGGGAAGAGGGTCACCGGGGATGAATGATGATGATGGAGGAAagacggaggagagagaaagaggtgaA contains:
- the LOC110793139 gene encoding protein transport protein SEC23 E, with the protein product MATPDMMGGAQLAAADPEGIDGVRMSWNAWPRTKVEASKCVIPIAASISPIRAHQDIPTLPYAPLRCKTCIAALNPFCRVDYSAKIWICPFCFQRNHFPPHYAGVSEQNVPAELYPQYTTIAYSTSPNPGDPHGPQSGVPSVPPVYLFVLDTCMIEEEMGFVKSALRRAIVSVPDNALVGFISFGTQVHVHELGFSDMNKVYIFRGSKEITKDQVLDQLGLGPSSRRAGGPGPAGAGPGGYPRGGQQVMQNGLPGSGVNRFLLPASDCEYSLNALLDELQSDQWPVPPGSRALRCTGVALNVAAGLLGACLPGTGARIIALVGGPCTEGPGTIVSKDLSEPVRSHKDLDKDAAPFFQKAVKFYDTLGKQLVSQGHVLDLFASALDQVGVAEMKVAVESTGGLVVLSESFGHSVFKDSFKRLFEEGEHSLGLCFNGALEIYCSKDIKIQGVIGPCTSLEKKGVAVADTVIGQGNTTAWKLCSLDKNTNLTVFFDISSSEKSNPPGTMNPQLYLQFLTSYQSPDGQTTLRITTVSRRWVESVVGSEELVQGFDQETAAVVMARLCSHKMEMEEGFDATRWLDRNLIRLCSKFGDYRKDDPTSFTLNPCFSLFPQFLFNLRRSQFVQVFNNSPDETAYFRMLLNRENITNAAVMIQPSLISYSFSIPPSPAMLDVQSIAADRILLLDSYFSVVVFHGMTVAQWRNSGYHNQPEHQAFKELLELPQKDAQMIIHDRFPVPRLVVCDQHGSQARFLLAKLNPSATYNNVNEMANTVSDVIFTDDVSLQVFFEHLQRLAVQS